In one window of Pseudomonas putida DNA:
- the cfaB gene encoding C17 cyclopropane fatty acid synthase CfaB: MLAQLPPALQSLHLPLRLKLWDGNQFDLGPSPQVTILVKEPQLISQLTHPSMDELGTAFVEGKLELEGNIGEVIRVCDELSEALLKDDEDVVPVRTSHDKKTDAEAISYHYDLSNEFYQLWLDPDMAYSCAYFKEPDNTLAQAQQDKFDHLCRKLRLQAGDYLLDVGCGWGGLARFAAREYGAKVFGITLSKEQLTLGRQRVKDEGLADKVDLQILDYRDLPQDGRFDKAVSVGMFEHVGHANLELYCQRLFGAVREGGLVMNHGITAKHVDGRPVGRGAGDFIDRYVFPHGELPHISMITARICEAGLEVVDVESLRLHYAKTLNHWSENLENQLHRAAALVPEKTLRIWRLYLAGCAYAFTKGWINLHQILAVKPYADGHHDLPWTREDLYR; this comes from the coding sequence ATGCTTGCGCAACTTCCACCTGCGTTGCAGAGCCTGCACTTGCCTTTACGTCTTAAGCTGTGGGACGGCAACCAGTTCGATCTAGGGCCTAGCCCGCAGGTCACCATCCTGGTCAAGGAGCCTCAGTTGATCAGTCAGCTGACACACCCGAGCATGGATGAACTGGGCACAGCCTTTGTCGAGGGCAAGCTTGAACTCGAGGGGAACATTGGCGAAGTCATCCGCGTTTGCGACGAGCTCAGCGAGGCTTTGCTCAAAGACGATGAAGATGTAGTCCCGGTGCGCACCTCGCACGACAAGAAAACCGACGCCGAAGCCATTTCCTACCATTACGACCTGTCCAACGAGTTCTACCAACTGTGGCTCGATCCGGACATGGCTTATTCCTGCGCCTACTTCAAGGAGCCGGACAACACCCTCGCCCAGGCCCAGCAAGACAAGTTCGACCATCTGTGTCGCAAGCTGCGGCTGCAGGCCGGCGATTACTTGCTGGATGTCGGCTGCGGTTGGGGCGGCCTGGCGCGTTTTGCCGCACGCGAATATGGCGCCAAGGTGTTCGGCATCACCCTGAGCAAGGAGCAATTGACGCTGGGGCGCCAGCGGGTCAAGGATGAGGGGCTGGCCGACAAGGTCGACCTGCAGATTCTCGACTACCGCGACCTGCCCCAGGATGGCCGTTTCGACAAGGCGGTCAGCGTCGGTATGTTCGAGCACGTCGGCCATGCCAACCTCGAACTGTACTGCCAGCGACTGTTCGGCGCCGTACGTGAAGGCGGCCTGGTGATGAACCATGGCATCACCGCCAAGCATGTGGATGGTCGGCCGGTTGGGCGAGGTGCTGGGGATTTCATCGATCGTTATGTATTCCCGCACGGCGAGCTGCCGCACATCTCGATGATTACCGCGCGTATCTGCGAGGCAGGGCTGGAGGTGGTAGACGTGGAAAGCCTGCGTCTGCACTACGCCAAGACCCTCAATCACTGGAGCGAAAATCTCGAGAACCAGCTGCATCGCGCTGCGGCGCTGGTGCCGGAGAAGACGCTGCGGATCTGGCGGCTGTACCTGGCCGGATGCGCCTATGCCTTCACCAAGGGCTGGATCAATCTGCATCAGATTCTTGCAGTGAAGCCGTATGCGGATGGCCACCACGACCTGCCGTGG
- the lpdA gene encoding dihydrolipoyl dehydrogenase has translation MKSYDVVIIGGGPGGYNAAIRAGQLGLSVACVEGRSTLGGTCLNVGCMPSKALLHASELYEAASGSEFAHLGIEVKPTLNLAQMMKQKDESVSGLTKGIEYLFRKNKVDWVKGWGRLDGVGKVIVKAEDGSETTLQAKDIVIATGSEPTPLPGVNIDNQRIIDSTGALALPQVPKHLVVIGAGVIGLELGSVWRRLGAEVTVIEYLDRICPGTDEETARTLQKALAKQGMSFKLGSKVTQATPSASSVSLTLEPAAGGDAQTLEADYVLVAIGRRPYTQGLNLESVGLQTDKRGMLANDHHRSQVPGIWVIGDVTSGPMLAHKAEDEAVSCIERIAGKAHEVNYNLIPGVIYTRPELASVGKTEEQLKAEGRAYKVGKFPFTANSRAKINHETEGFAKVLADAETDEVLGVHLVGPSVSEMIGEFCVAMEFSASAEDIALTCHPHPTRSEALRQAAMNVEGMAMQI, from the coding sequence ATGAAATCCTATGATGTGGTGATCATCGGTGGCGGCCCTGGCGGCTATAACGCGGCCATCCGTGCCGGTCAGTTGGGCCTGAGCGTGGCCTGCGTCGAAGGACGTTCGACTCTCGGCGGCACCTGCCTGAACGTCGGCTGCATGCCCTCCAAGGCGCTGCTGCACGCCTCCGAGCTGTACGAAGCGGCCAGCGGCAGCGAGTTCGCGCACCTGGGCATCGAGGTCAAGCCGACCCTGAACCTGGCGCAGATGATGAAGCAGAAAGACGAAAGCGTGAGCGGCCTGACCAAGGGTATCGAGTACCTGTTCCGCAAGAACAAGGTCGACTGGGTCAAGGGCTGGGGCCGCCTCGACGGCGTCGGCAAGGTCATCGTCAAGGCCGAGGATGGCAGCGAAACCACTCTTCAGGCCAAAGATATCGTGATCGCCACCGGCTCCGAGCCAACCCCGCTGCCAGGGGTGAATATCGATAACCAACGTATCATCGACTCCACTGGCGCCTTGGCGCTGCCGCAGGTCCCCAAGCACCTGGTGGTCATCGGCGCAGGCGTGATCGGCCTTGAACTGGGTTCGGTCTGGCGTCGCCTGGGGGCCGAGGTGACCGTGATCGAATACCTCGACCGCATCTGCCCCGGCACCGACGAGGAAACGGCCAGGACCCTGCAAAAGGCCCTGGCCAAGCAGGGCATGAGCTTCAAGCTCGGCAGCAAGGTGACCCAGGCCACGCCTTCGGCGAGCAGCGTCAGCCTGACGCTTGAGCCTGCCGCCGGCGGCGATGCGCAAACCCTGGAGGCCGACTATGTGCTGGTCGCCATCGGCCGCCGCCCGTACACCCAGGGCCTGAACCTGGAGAGCGTCGGCCTGCAGACCGACAAACGCGGCATGCTCGCCAATGACCACCACCGCTCCCAAGTGCCCGGCATCTGGGTGATCGGCGACGTCACCTCCGGCCCGATGCTCGCGCACAAGGCCGAAGACGAAGCGGTGTCGTGCATCGAGCGTATTGCCGGTAAGGCCCATGAGGTCAACTACAACCTGATCCCCGGCGTCATCTATACACGACCGGAACTGGCCAGCGTTGGCAAGACCGAAGAGCAGCTCAAGGCAGAGGGCCGTGCCTACAAGGTCGGCAAGTTCCCCTTCACCGCCAACAGCCGCGCCAAGATCAACCATGAGACCGAAGGCTTCGCCAAGGTGCTGGCCGATGCCGAGACCGACGAGGTGCTAGGTGTGCATCTGGTCGGGCCGAGCGTCAGCGAGATGATCGGCGAGTTTTGCGTGGCCATGGAGTTCAGCGCGTCGGCCGAGGATATCGCCCTGACCTGCCACCCACACCCGACTCGCTCCGAAGCCTTACGCCAGGCAGCGATGAACGTGGAAGGGATGGCGATGCAGATCTAA